GAAAGAGGGGAAACCGATGAGTTTGTAAAACCATACGTGATAAATCCAGAGTGTTTAGTAGAGGACGGAGATGTTCTCTTCTTCTTCAACTTTAGGGCAGATAGAATGAGACAGATTGTTTCTGCTTTGGGACTTAGGGATTTCAAAGGCTTTAAAAGGAAGAGGATAGTTGAGCCCTCCTACGTTGCAACAATGACCCTCTACGACGAGACGTTCCCCTTTGAGGTTGCATTTCCTCCTCAGGAGTTGAAGAACGTTTTAGGTGAAGTAATCTCAAAGTTGGGATACAAGCAGCTTAGGATAGCAGAAACGGAAAAGTACGCCCACGTTACCTACTTCTTTAACGGCGGTAGGGAGGAGCCCTTCCCCGGAGAGGACAGAATTTTGGTCCCTTCACCTAAAGTTCCAACCTACGATATGAAGCCTGAAATGAGTGCTCCAGAGGTTACAGAAAAGGTTGTTGAAAGGATAAAGAGCGGAGAGTACAAGCTAATTGTTCTCAATTTTGCAAACCCTGATATGGTGGGACACACGGGAAATTTGCAGGCAACAATCAAGGCCATTGAAACGGTAGATAAGTGTCTAAAACAGGTTGTAAAAACTACACTTGAAATGGAAGGGGTCTGTATTGTCACGGCAGACCACGGAAATGCGGAGCAGATGATTGACCCTAAGACTGGAGGTCCCTGGACTGCCCACACCACAAACCCTGTTCCTTTTGTCGTTGTTAAGGGAACCTGTGGAAGTTACAAGGTAAAGAGGAGGGAAAAGAGGGATGTGGAGCTCCCAGAGGAGTTTGGAGGGGTTCCTGTTGTTGGAATATTGGGAGACATAGCTCCAACAGTCCTCCGTATTTTGGGAGAAGAAGTGCCTGAGGAGATGACGGGAGACGTAATAGTTGAAGGATACTTTGGAAGTTGTAAATTGTAAATTAAAGAAACCAAATTAGGAGGGAGAGATGAGTATTGAAGTTCTCACTGAAAATCTAAAGGAGGCAATTAAGGCCGATAAGGAAAAGGCTGAATTTGGGCATGTAAACGTCCGTAGGGCAAGGGAGCTAATCAGGGACTTAGGAGCTT
The DNA window shown above is from Balnearium lithotrophicum and carries:
- the gpmI gene encoding 2,3-bisphosphoglycerate-independent phosphoglycerate mutase, which translates into the protein MAKFVTLVILDGFGYSPVKEGNAIALANTPFWDYLWSTYPKGLLKASGEAVGLPEGQMGNSEVGHMNIGAGRIVWQDIVRITKAFESGEIEENPVLNRALNTTKEKGKKIHFIGLLSDGGVHSHIKHLFGLLEFAKKKGVERVCIHPILDGRDTPPKSAENYLRELQKEMERLGVGSIGTMGGRYYYMDRDKRWDRTEKAYNAMVLGEGYRCSDPIRALHQAYERGETDEFVKPYVINPECLVEDGDVLFFFNFRADRMRQIVSALGLRDFKGFKRKRIVEPSYVATMTLYDETFPFEVAFPPQELKNVLGEVISKLGYKQLRIAETEKYAHVTYFFNGGREEPFPGEDRILVPSPKVPTYDMKPEMSAPEVTEKVVERIKSGEYKLIVLNFANPDMVGHTGNLQATIKAIETVDKCLKQVVKTTLEMEGVCIVTADHGNAEQMIDPKTGGPWTAHTTNPVPFVVVKGTCGSYKVKRREKRDVELPEEFGGVPVVGILGDIAPTVLRILGEEVPEEMTGDVIVEGYFGSCKL